The following proteins come from a genomic window of Candidatus Protochlamydia phocaeensis:
- the ndk gene encoding nucleoside-diphosphate kinase: protein MQEDRRFGNAQRQPIEVQERTLSIIKPDAVRQDHIGDIISRFEHAGLHVAGIKMVHLNKNQAAQFYRVHRDRPFFPGLVDFMASGPVIVLVLEGDQAVAKNRQLMGATDPKKAEKGTIRADYAESVSQNAVHGSDSPEAAKEEILFFFRPNELYSHTSEQQQQQ from the coding sequence ATGCAAGAAGACAGGCGGTTTGGAAATGCCCAGCGCCAGCCTATTGAAGTACAAGAGAGAACCCTTTCTATTATTAAGCCCGATGCCGTCCGTCAAGATCACATCGGTGATATTATCTCTCGCTTCGAACATGCGGGTTTGCATGTTGCCGGAATTAAAATGGTCCATTTGAACAAAAATCAGGCCGCTCAATTTTATCGCGTCCACCGCGACCGCCCATTTTTTCCTGGACTAGTGGATTTTATGGCATCCGGCCCTGTCATTGTCCTGGTTTTGGAAGGCGATCAAGCGGTTGCTAAAAACCGCCAGCTCATGGGAGCGACGGATCCCAAAAAGGCTGAAAAAGGAACAATCCGCGCCGACTATGCAGAATCGGTCAGCCAAAATGCAGTCCATGGCTCGGACAGTCCAGAGGCTGCTAAGGAAGAAATTCTGTTTTTCTTCCGCCCCAATGAACTTTATTCTCATACAAGTGAACAACAACAACAACAATAA
- the lptB gene encoding LPS export ABC transporter ATP-binding protein: MADQSYSICLSVENLVKNYGGRRVVNGLSFQVRRGEIVGLLGPNGAGKTTAFYMTVGLIRPDEGKVFFQEKDVTQSPMHKRARMGMGYLAQEPSVFRSLTVEQNILCILETLPLSKQERKARLEQLLGELHLEHLAKKKAAALSGGERRRVEITRSLVTNPSFLMLDEPFANIDPLSVQDVKHLIQLLAKKDISILITDHNAREIFSVVDKSYLVQEGKVTVEGTVDELIHNENVRRTYLGTNFKM, from the coding sequence CCAGTCTTATTCTATTTGTTTAAGTGTTGAGAATCTTGTGAAAAATTATGGCGGCAGGCGGGTTGTCAATGGCTTGTCCTTTCAAGTGCGTCGAGGCGAGATTGTGGGGTTATTGGGTCCTAACGGGGCTGGAAAAACAACGGCTTTTTATATGACCGTGGGGTTAATCCGGCCGGATGAGGGAAAAGTGTTTTTTCAAGAAAAAGATGTCACCCAATCTCCCATGCATAAACGGGCCCGCATGGGAATGGGATATCTGGCTCAAGAACCCTCTGTTTTTCGCAGCTTGACTGTTGAACAGAATATTTTGTGCATCTTAGAAACCCTGCCGCTCTCAAAGCAAGAGCGCAAAGCGCGCCTCGAGCAATTGCTCGGCGAGTTGCACTTAGAACATTTGGCAAAGAAGAAAGCGGCAGCCCTTTCAGGAGGCGAGCGCCGGCGTGTAGAAATTACGCGGTCGCTTGTGACTAATCCATCCTTTTTAATGTTGGATGAGCCCTTCGCCAATATCGATCCCTTGTCCGTGCAAGATGTCAAGCATCTGATCCAGCTGCTCGCCAAAAAAGATATCAGCATTTTAATTACAGATCATAATGCCCGTGAAATTTTTTCGGTTGTCGATAAAAGTTATTTGGTCCAAGAGGGAAAAGTGACGGTAGAAGGGACTGTGGACGAATTGATTCACAATGAAAATGTCCGGCGGACTTATCTGGGAACGAATTTTAAGATGTAA